The following DNA comes from Anastrepha obliqua isolate idAnaObli1 chromosome 1, idAnaObli1_1.0, whole genome shotgun sequence.
TATTTTGCATATACGAGTAATCAGTTCCAAACATTGACCTAAATTCTTTTCCAGTAAAGGTCAACCATGGCTAAAACTCTAATTTCTCCTCAAGTATATGGTGAAAGAATAAAGgggaatatttaaatatataggtatgcattaataaatacttaatcACTTACGGCCGAACAAACTAATTGCGAGAATTAAGTTTCCGCGAAGGTAATCACTGCCTAATCGGTAATAAATATTACGAAATAAATGAGGTCAGCGTTTTTCTGACGCATAGTAGAATAAATTTTCATAGCAATTCAATCGCTTTTGTGAGGGTTAGTTGATAAATTTCCTTAATGAAGgtagattttcacatttatacatatttatgttaagATACATAAGCCAGATTCCTAACGCCTTAAAAAATTCAGTGTGCATCGCTCTAAGGTAATCGACTTTCACTTAATCttaatttttgaacgactttgaagGGGTTTTGAGTTGCATCTTTTTTTTGGAGAGTAATTTTAAGATGCCTTTGGGGAGCTCGTATCTTTTGCGACATTTATTTAATGCTCAAATTGGAATGAATATTTGGTCCCAGACGGTATAGGCTATCTGGGTACCACATACCATCCCTTTACCATGTTAAATCTTATTACTATGATTTTTTTAAGGCTCTTATTAAGTAGGTATGATCAGATTAAATGCGTGCccttaaaataaatgttgaaatatatttaaaatagaaTAAGCAAACATGTAATAATTTAATAGCAACAAACATACCTGCTTTAGTAGCATCAAGCATACGTGTGTATGCAGCATTAAGAATatgaattatgtaaataaagCGAAGCTTGATCATTGCCAATGTAGACTTCAAACAAGAAAGacgtatcaattttttttcactgtgaATACTTAGCAAGCAATagctttttattaataaatttacccTCTGGGacgatacattttttgtatctCCACACCTCCTATTGGAATTGTTACGTAAGCATCCAATAAGTTCGGAGGAGCTTATTAGCTTAGAGTTGATTTACCAATTCCTGCCTCAAATCCTTTAATTTTCACTTTCCTCGTTTCTGGGCACACCACTAGGTCTGGGATTTAGTATGGATTAGCGCTGTAAGACTGTAAGTGTCTTCGATATTCTTAGACACACTTCGAGTTAGCCTCTACCGACCTAAGGAAATTTATCGCAGCTGCACTATATACAGCGCAGGCAAATTTTGTAGAAGCGAGATATATTTAACACGTTTACCATCTTTACCGCCATGTCAATTGGCTGCAATAGTACGAACTTTtgtaaaatcttaataaaaataagaatttttgacaaaaaatgacAGATCCTACTCTAACGAGCATTGTAATCGTGTGTAGACTCTGATCCCGTTACTTAAAATGATATCCGACTCTCAGTCACTTCTAACCAAAGTCAATTTCCTTAATCCTTAATAGTCAGGGTGTTTATGTTCACCGCGGTTTAGACCGCGGCATGACGGACAAATCGTTTGCAGCTTATTAGTTTCCCTACGACACAGAGAACTATTGACACCAAAAGATTGTTGCTAATTCCGACAATTTTAGTTATGTATGATGATTTGGATACTGCCGGCCGCCGAGCCGAATGGGTGGGTTCGGGACTACCATTTGGTAGTACTCGGGCTCGACACTTCCAATACTGAAATTGTTTTCTCCAAAGCTGTCGCCTCTCGGAAAGCAatgggtatttctgccatgaaaaaactcctcgtaacaaaccatctgccattcggtgATGGCATGTAGCTGCAGGTCCCTCTGTTTGCGGAAAACAGTAAGACGCACACCCAATAAAAGGACGATCCCAGTCAAGTGACCCAACAAAggatgtaggcgccaattattattagtattatttttttctgatacTTTTTACATCGACACAATTAGAAAACCAAAGCACTGTTTAAGTTAAGTAAGCTGAGAAACTCATGAAACTAAGTCATTCATGGACTTATGGAAATATGACTCTCACTGCGGGGTATGAGTTTAATTTAAAGAACTTTCAGCTAGGTGTAATATCCTTTTTGTAACTACTTCatttaaatgaatatattttaaaagaataccTCCAGCAAAAACGAATCCGATTCagctttaaaactcaaaattgtcagtaaacaattaaaattttcgtaaaattttcataattgacattaaaatgattgaaaaaaatgcaaaaatttcagTACTACGAACTATGATCGGCTTAGGCGAAGAAATCGAGCCACATTTCATCGTACCGCAGAACTCCGTCTCAAATATACGCAAAAAAATGGGCCTCAGCGAGCAACAAAGTAGTAAACAAATGCCAGCACTTATACCGCTAGAAAACTCATTGCGAAGCACGCAACCAGCAACCGTAAAGTGTGCACATTGCGAAAATATGGCCAAGAATTTCCTCTATCTCGAGAGCCTCATACGCAACAACTACAATCCGAAGTCAAAGTGTGGCCTTTGCTACTCATCGCTCAAGTACCTGCAATATGTGAACAAGAGTATTATGCAAGTCTTCGGCAATTTTGAAACCATCGTGCAAGCCGGAAGGGCTTTCAACAGCGGCAAAGCGCGCTTATCCACATTTAATACTACTAATACACGCGCGCTTCTTGCCAAGTCACCAAACAAATCTAACAGCAAGAAAAACGTAGCCAGAAAGCGATTGAAAGGTGGCAAAGTCACGCGTCCGGTGATGCAAAAAACCGGAAAGAGTGTAAGTAATGTTCGCTTGGTCGGCGGTGGAAAATTAATCAAATCACGCAGCCGCCATGAGAAGATCAAGAGCAAGAATAAAAAAGCACCCATTGCACGCTTGACAGCCGGAGTCGCGGGCAAGCGAAAGAAGCCGGTGAATATAAAGCTAAATGGTGTCAAGCAAAAGAATGTGAAATCGAAACGTAAAAGGATGAGCGCAGTTCGGACTATCCATTATTGCGGAATCAGGCATGGGGAGGACAATGAAAGGAAGGACTAGAATATGAAACGGTTATGATTACTTAAGTTGGGACTAAATAGATGAgcaaaattttttgtgatttacGAATTTAAGGATATTTGGagatcaaaacaaaatatgaagtAGTATAATAAaggaattttatgaaatttaaaatgatGGTAGTTTTTTACATACCTcataccaaggcgaatctattaaaagtgGTATCGGTGGactagctgatttgttttttcttgcccCGCGTACATCCGGATGccacaataaaatgaaataaagaaaagtctTGTCATTCGCGCTATTGGCGAATGCTTCTACTTTATGACGGCTGTGCAACATAGGTcctcttttcattttcttttctattttctattggTCGTTACATTTCTATGTAAgaaacgttgttgttggtctagagccaccacctttaatgaatgctcCTTGCATTATATTTCAGACGGGTCTCTGGGTCAGGCGGGTGACCTTttatctgtatttttttttttcatttatgacACCTGCTTTGCttctatgaaaagaaaaattggacTTATTCAAATCGAGCTTTCAGCAGAATCGGTCTTACTACATCATAGTCGAACCCATGAATCATGAGTCGAGCCATGCCGGGAAAAATCAAAAGCAACAGAATTATGGATAATAAAAGCTGTTTTCTTAGTTCATAGAAAAttctttataccaaaatttaacatGATTGGAAGACAAACCAAAGGAAGCAGTGAAATTTTTAGCTTATTCGCAGTACCTTTAAGAACTCATTCAAGAAGCGCCAAAACTTATTCGAAAAGTTGTTGAAACAAAgccagaaaaaaagtaaataatatcaagttagaaatattttaaagatagaaaaaaagttCTCTCAAACAACTTCAAACGGACAATCTACAGTGGaggtaaaacaaaataaaagtgatgaaaaaaataatatatttattgcgCGCCTTAGAATTGTTTTGATatctttttttaactattttatattttattacattattttaataaattacaatCGAAGGAAAACGTGCTAGTAACTGTAACATAATTCccaatacaaatttttgaacTGGGAAAATGTCACACCAGACATactaatatcaaaaaaaaattagtaaagtaTCAACAGCTGAAGGCGGATACATCCAAGCCTACAAAAATCTACAAAGACAGCTGGTTGTCATGCGAGAAAAGCGTCAACATCACATAACCCAAAATGAGAGCACTCATCGAGTTTCGAGTAAGGAAGCAGCCTCTCAAAAGACAGAGGCCTCCTCTGAGAGTTCCAAGGAGGTTCAGAACCAACCTCGTAAAACACAAAGTTTACAGAGATAGTGAAGAGCGTATAAGTATATCGCGGTACCAATAATTCTTGCAAATCTGGTATTAGAAGTAATGAAGGAGAATACCGGTACACCTTCCTTCTCTTTTGGTGTAGAATGACAACAGGGTAACATCAACTCACTACACGTCTTAAGAGGATTGGTGAAGGTACAAAACTAGAGGTATTTGAAGCTCGTGTACCCATTTCGCTACCCTGCGCCTGGCTACTTCCTGAGTTTTGCACTTATCTTATGATCTTATGTGACTCCAACTAATGTGTGAActtaaaatatacaaatgttGTAGCACTTTCCATAATAGgttgtttttttggtatttcaaTATGATTGCAAAACAAAGTAATTgcgaaaaaaaactttattgaatttttttattttgcactaCACTTTTGAAGCAGCTAATTCCGAAAACTTAATAATATGTTTTGGTGCTGAAGGACCCCCAAACTTACAGTTATATCATTGCACTCATCTGACGCCGAGCCCAAGCGAAGAAAGCGCACGATTTAGTTTAATTGGATCTAAGGTTGTTCTGGCGCTTAAAGCAATGAATATCGTAAGCAAAACTGAAATTCCACGAGCCGCAGTCAGACTGAGAGGCACTTCATTATTCCtggaaactttgagttcatccccctgGTTGTTGATCATTTGGAGACAAGGCTTGGTAAGAAACAAACGGTTCGAAGTCGGACAGAAGGGTTagtggaggagtattctgcgaggagttcatatcaagctcaaattcaGCCTACCGGGCCACTATAGTACCAGTTGCGTACCTTTGCGATTATTGTACTAACTAAAGTTGTGTACCTTTGCGATTATTGGACTAACCAAGTAGCTGATGAGTTGGCCAGGTAGGAGACCCTCGAGGCACCGctaaatgagaggattggggtcCCCTTGAGAAGCTATGGTGTTTACCTGGAAAGGGGGCAGACGTGCAAAGTTGCGATATCGTTCTGGGCGCGGATGAATCGCAGCCGCCCCAGGGAACTTCTAAAGTTAAGCTTTAAAATTTAGTGGGTATCCTTGCCTTGTCTATTAGGTATCCCTGCGATAAGACTTGAGATTGATTCAGAAGCTTTCTGCAGGAGCTGTCTGGATGATGAGGCGGAATCTCAGCAATTTCCCCTCAGCTTCCTTGCTCTCGTCGCGCTAAGATTTAGTTGTTTGGGCTCTCAATTTTTTGTaacacctgcggatatagcagGTTTAACATTACACAcctgaatttcatcagtagcttgaggCGGTTAACAAAATGTAATAAGTCGTTTGGTCGTAAACCTTCAATCCAAAGCTTCTGCTCCCTCCCTGttcggtttttattttatgttcccccttttttttctctgtatggcatcacaatgaacaattttgaatttttgtccaaATCGGCCCCCGCTTAGGCAGCCGTTTATCCTAACCAT
Coding sequences within:
- the LOC129250170 gene encoding uncharacterized protein LOC129250170; translation: MIEKNAKISVLRTMIGLGEEIEPHFIVPQNSVSNIRKKMGLSEQQSSKQMPALIPLENSLRSTQPATVKCAHCENMAKNFLYLESLIRNNYNPKSKCGLCYSSLKYLQYVNKSIMQVFGNFETIVQAGRAFNSGKARLSTFNTTNTRALLAKSPNKSNSKKNVARKRLKGGKVTRPVMQKTGKSVSNVRLVGGGKLIKSRSRHEKIKSKNKKAPIARLTAGVAGKRKKPVNIKLNGVKQKNVKSKRKRMSAVRTIHYCGIRHGEDNERKD